The Halarcobacter mediterraneus genomic interval CAAGAGTGTTTAGGTACAGTTGATGGTATTTTAATTAATCCAGCAGCATTTTCTCACACATCAATTGCTATTAAAGATGCACTAAGTGCAGTAAATCTTCCAACTGTAGAAGTACATATTTCAAATATTTATAAAAGAGAAGAGTTTAGACAAAAATCAATTACTGCAGGTGCATCAACTGGTGTTATCACAGGATTTGGTCCATTTTCTTACCACTTAGGACTTATCTCTTTAACTCAAATTATTTCAGAAGTTAAAGCAGCTCATCAAGCACAACAAGAAGCAGCAGCTAAAGCTCAAGCACAAGTAGAAGAGAAGTAATCAATGAAAATTCTAAGTGCCTCATGGATAATAACTTGCAATGAAGATAGTACCATCATAAAAGATGGTGCTATAGTTTTTGATGAAAAAATTATTGATGTGGGTACTAAAGAGTACATTGAAAATAAGTACACAGGAATTGAAATTGAGTTTTTAGGCGAAAACTCAGTTTTAATGCCAGGACTTATAAACTCTCATGTTCATTTAGAGTTTTCTTCAAATGCAACTACTTTAAAGTATGGAAACTTTATGCAATGGCTAAACTCTGTTATTGCATCTAGAGAAGAGTTAGTTGAAAAAGCTACAAGTAAACTTATCTCTAAAAAGTTATCTAAAATGTTAAAAAGTGGTACTACTACAATTGGAGCTATCTCTTCATATTCACTTGATATAGAACCATGTTTAAACTCTCCTATAAATACTGTATTTTTTACAGAAGTAATAGGAAGTAAAGCTGATATGATAGATAACTTGTTTGCAGATTTTAAAGCAAGATTAAATAGTGCAAAAAAGAATGAAAGTAAAAGTTTTATTCCAGCAATTGCAATACACTCACCATATTCAGTACATCCATTTTTAGTAAGAGAAGCTTTAAATCTTGCAAGAGAAGAGAAGTTAGCAGTTAGTTCTCACTTTTTAGAATCACCAGAAGAGTTTGAGTGGTTACACCGTGATGAAGGTGGTTTTTTAGAATTTTTCAAGAATTTCTTAGGGCAAGAAAAAAGTGTTACAAAACCAATGGAGTTTTTAAATCAATTTAAAGATATAGATAATCTATCGTTTACTCATTGTGTTGAAACTAGTATTGATGATTTAGAGAAAATAAAAGAGCTTAATGCTTTTGTAAATCATTGTGTGACTTCAAATAGATTATTAAATAACACAAAGCTAGATATAGATAGATTAATTGATTTTAAAGTGCCATTTACAATTGGTACAGATGGACTTAGTTCAAATAACTCTTTATCAATGTTTGATGAATTAAGAAATTGTTTAATGATACATACACATAAAAATCCAATCTCTTTTTCTAAAAGCCTA includes:
- the mqnF gene encoding aminofutalosine deaminase family hydrolase; amino-acid sequence: MKILSASWIITCNEDSTIIKDGAIVFDEKIIDVGTKEYIENKYTGIEIEFLGENSVLMPGLINSHVHLEFSSNATTLKYGNFMQWLNSVIASREELVEKATSKLISKKLSKMLKSGTTTIGAISSYSLDIEPCLNSPINTVFFTEVIGSKADMIDNLFADFKARLNSAKKNESKSFIPAIAIHSPYSVHPFLVREALNLAREEKLAVSSHFLESPEEFEWLHRDEGGFLEFFKNFLGQEKSVTKPMEFLNQFKDIDNLSFTHCVETSIDDLEKIKELNAFVNHCVTSNRLLNNTKLDIDRLIDFKVPFTIGTDGLSSNNSLSMFDELRNCLMIHTHKNPISFSKSLLKAATVNGAKALGLQKGQLAKDKDSDIIAINLPDTIKDEEDLCMNLILHTKFVNKVYIGGKNA
- the aroQ gene encoding type II 3-dehydroquinate dehydratase; translated protein: MKIAVIQGPNLNMLGVREQHIYGPMSLDQIHEQMKASAAQNDVELEFFQSNLEGEIVDRIQECLGTVDGILINPAAFSHTSIAIKDALSAVNLPTVEVHISNIYKREEFRQKSITAGASTGVITGFGPFSYHLGLISLTQIISEVKAAHQAQQEAAAKAQAQVEEK